A genomic segment from Bufo bufo chromosome 8, aBufBuf1.1, whole genome shotgun sequence encodes:
- the SLC35A2 gene encoding UDP-galactose translocator, with the protein MAAAAGAGDEERDMKQLQSEMSEPGSPPGRSAGDRVNRRLKYLSLAVLVVQNASLILSIRYARTLPGDRFFSTTAVVMAEVLKGITCLLLMLAQKRGNVKELAVFLYDAVIIQYMDTLKLAVPSLIYTLQNNLQYVAISNLPAATFQVTYQLKILTTALFSVLLLRKSLSRLQWGSLVILFIGVAIVQSEQSGGKESVAASGQNYIAGLIAVGVSCLSSGFAGVYFERILKGSSGSVWLRNIQLGIFGTALGLLAMWQQDGAAMAERGFFYGYTPLVWCVIFNQAFGGLLVAVVVKYADNILKGFATSLSIVVSTAASVHLFGFHVDLPFALGAGLVIGAVYLYSLPRTPDPPLSNISQTPPHKEPFLPKIVSKQKGS; encoded by the exons GGGTCAATCGGCGCCTCAAGTATCTCAGTTTGGCCGTGCTGGTCGTCCAGAATGCATCCCTCATCCTTAGCATTCGATATGCCCGCACCTTACCCGGGGACCGCTTCTTCTCCACCACCGCCGTGGTCATGGCAGAGgttctcaagggcattacctgcCTGCTGCTCATGCTGGCCCAGAAGAGAG GTAATGTGAAGGAGCTGGCTGTGTTCCTGTATGACGCGGTCATTATCCAGTACATGGACACCCTGAAGCTGGCAGTGCCCTCCCTCATCTACACCTTGCAGAATAACCTCCAGTACGTGGCCATATCTAATCTGCCAGCAGCCACCTTCCAG GTCACGTATCAGCTGAAGATCCTGACCACTGCGCTGTTCTCCGTTCTCCTCCTGAGGAAAAGCCTGTCCCGTCTGCAGTGGGGCTCCCTCGTCATCCTCTTCATCGGCGTGGCCATCGTCCAGTCTGAGCAGTCTGGTGGGAAGGAGAGCGTGGCAGCGAGCGGTCAGAACTACATCGCGGGCCTGATTGCGGTGGGCGTGTCCTGTCTGTCCTCCGGCTTTGCTGGCGTGTACTTTGAGCGCATCCTGAAGGGCAGCTCCGGCTCCGTTTGGCTACGCAACATTCAGCTTGGCATCTTTGGCACGGCCTTGGGGCTCCTGGCCATGTGGCAACAAGATGGCGCAGCGATGGCCGAGCGGGGCTTCTTCTATGGCTACACTCCCCTGGTGTGGTGCGTCATCTTCAACCAGGCCTTCGGCGGCCTCCTGGTGGCCGTGGTGGTCAAATACGCAGACAACATCCTGAAAGGCTTCGCCACGTCGCTGTCCATCGTGGTGTCCACAGCCGCCTCTGTTCACCTCTTTGGATTCCACGTGGACCTTCCGTTTGCACTGGGTGCTGGACTGGTCATAGGTGCTGTGTACTTATACAGCCTCCCCCGGACACCTGACCCACCCCTGTCCAACATCAGCCAGACTCCACCACACAAGGAGCCATTCCTGCCAAA GATCGTTTCCAAACAAAAAGGCTCGTGA